Proteins from a single region of Desulfobacter postgatei 2ac9:
- the acnA gene encoding aconitate hydratase AcnA, with the protein MDQDKFGSKDHLRLSNVSAQFYRLENLEKQGIGHISRLPFSIKILLEQTLRNLDHFQVNEDDIVALANWQPKQKSEKEIPFKPARVILQDLTGVPALVDLAALRTSMSQLGGSPAVINPKIPVDLIIDHSIQVDSFGMSTSLQINMEKEFERNRERYEFLKWGQKNFKNMRIFPPGVGIVHQVNLESLANVVQMRDNICFSDTVVGTDSHTPMVNSLGVLGWGVGGIEAESVMLGQPIYMQIPQVVGFKLTGKMSPGTTATDLVFRIVQILRDVGVVEKFVEFYGDGLSGLSLADRATISNMAPEYGATMGFFPTDTETLHYLKETGRSPDVIERVEHYCKAQGLFRTDGMPAPEFSDEIELDLSTIEPSLAGPKRPQDRIGLSEMKQAWAKTLTAPVNQRGYELKETELSAQAEIRLSTSEKPVTLAHGSVVLAAITSCTNTSNPSVMIAAGLLAKKAVEKGLKTKPWVKTSLAPGSRVVTDYLQQGKLDGFLEQLGFFTVGYGCTSCIGNSGPLAEPISKAITGKDLVVASVLSGNRNFEGRVNPLTKANYLASPPLVVAYAIAGTIDINLLEDPLGTDRDGNPVFLKDIWPDTTEIAEVASLIKPDMYLKRYSNFETLSPLWNEIPTKGDEVYAWDESSTYIRNPPFFLNMSKALKTVSDIVDAKVLVKVGDSVTTDHISPAGAIAKNSPAAAYLLEHEIRQADFNSYGSRRGNDQVMVRGTFANIRLRNQLAPGTEGGITTYLPTGEQMSIFEACEKYKVSETPLIVLAGKEYGTGSSRDWAAKGTYLLGVKAVIATSYERIHRSNLLGMGVLPLQFKDGNSPDSLKLTGKESYSILGLSDQIKPGQELTLKVDDQEIPVLLRLDTPVEIEYYKNGGILHTVLRNFMN; encoded by the coding sequence ATGGATCAAGACAAATTTGGTAGTAAAGATCACCTGAGGCTATCTAATGTGTCAGCACAGTTCTATAGACTTGAGAACTTGGAAAAACAAGGAATAGGACACATCTCTCGCTTGCCGTTTTCAATTAAGATATTATTGGAGCAGACCCTGCGCAACTTGGATCACTTCCAGGTGAATGAGGATGATATCGTCGCGCTGGCAAATTGGCAGCCTAAACAAAAATCTGAAAAAGAGATCCCTTTTAAACCGGCCCGGGTCATTCTGCAAGACTTAACAGGTGTTCCCGCTTTAGTTGATCTGGCCGCCTTGCGAACATCCATGAGCCAATTAGGGGGTAGTCCTGCTGTTATCAATCCCAAAATACCGGTGGATCTGATTATTGATCACTCCATTCAAGTGGACTCCTTTGGCATGTCAACCTCACTGCAGATCAATATGGAGAAAGAATTTGAACGTAACCGGGAAAGATATGAATTTTTAAAATGGGGACAAAAAAATTTTAAAAATATGAGGATATTCCCTCCCGGCGTGGGCATTGTACATCAGGTGAATCTGGAGTCTTTGGCCAATGTCGTGCAAATGAGAGATAACATCTGTTTTTCTGATACAGTGGTTGGAACCGATTCACACACGCCCATGGTGAACAGTTTAGGTGTGTTAGGCTGGGGAGTCGGTGGAATTGAAGCTGAATCCGTCATGTTGGGACAACCCATTTATATGCAAATCCCCCAGGTTGTAGGATTCAAACTCACCGGAAAAATGAGTCCCGGAACGACCGCCACAGATTTGGTTTTTAGAATTGTTCAAATTTTAAGAGACGTGGGGGTGGTGGAAAAATTTGTTGAATTTTATGGTGACGGACTTTCAGGACTTAGTCTTGCGGATAGAGCCACGATCTCCAACATGGCGCCCGAATATGGCGCGACCATGGGGTTCTTTCCCACAGATACAGAGACGTTGCATTATTTAAAAGAAACCGGCAGAAGCCCTGACGTGATTGAAAGAGTCGAGCATTACTGCAAAGCCCAAGGGCTTTTCAGAACTGACGGAATGCCCGCACCTGAATTTTCAGATGAAATTGAACTGGATCTTTCAACCATTGAGCCTTCTCTGGCAGGACCCAAGCGCCCCCAGGATCGCATCGGATTATCGGAGATGAAGCAGGCCTGGGCAAAAACCTTAACGGCGCCTGTTAACCAACGGGGATATGAGTTAAAAGAGACCGAGCTGTCTGCCCAAGCAGAGATACGTCTTTCTACGTCAGAAAAGCCTGTCACCCTGGCCCACGGATCTGTTGTACTTGCGGCCATTACCTCCTGTACCAATACGAGCAATCCATCTGTTATGATCGCTGCCGGGTTGCTGGCCAAAAAAGCCGTTGAAAAGGGACTAAAAACAAAACCCTGGGTCAAAACATCGCTTGCACCGGGGTCAAGAGTTGTCACGGATTACCTGCAGCAGGGAAAACTTGACGGATTTTTAGAGCAACTTGGATTTTTTACGGTGGGATATGGCTGTACAAGCTGTATTGGAAATTCAGGTCCCCTTGCAGAACCTATCAGCAAAGCGATAACAGGCAAAGACCTGGTCGTTGCCTCTGTCCTCTCTGGAAACCGTAATTTTGAAGGCAGAGTCAACCCGCTCACAAAAGCCAACTATCTGGCAAGTCCTCCCCTTGTTGTGGCGTATGCCATAGCCGGAACCATCGATATCAATCTTTTGGAAGATCCCTTGGGAACAGACAGGGATGGGAACCCGGTTTTTCTGAAAGATATTTGGCCGGATACAACCGAAATTGCAGAGGTTGCCTCTCTAATCAAGCCTGATATGTATCTGAAACGGTATAGCAATTTTGAAACGCTCTCTCCGCTTTGGAACGAAATTCCCACCAAGGGTGATGAAGTTTATGCGTGGGATGAATCCTCAACCTATATCAGAAATCCGCCCTTTTTCCTGAACATGAGCAAAGCGTTAAAAACTGTCAGTGATATCGTTGACGCCAAGGTGTTGGTTAAGGTCGGTGACTCGGTCACCACCGACCATATTTCACCTGCCGGAGCCATCGCAAAAAACAGTCCGGCTGCAGCCTATCTACTTGAGCATGAAATCCGGCAGGCGGATTTCAATTCATATGGATCCAGAAGGGGAAATGACCAAGTCATGGTCAGGGGAACCTTTGCCAATATCAGATTAAGGAACCAGCTTGCACCTGGGACAGAAGGCGGTATTACCACCTATCTTCCCACCGGGGAACAGATGTCAATATTCGAAGCTTGCGAAAAATATAAAGTTTCGGAAACCCCTTTGATTGTTTTAGCCGGCAAGGAATATGGAACGGGATCTTCGCGGGACTGGGCAGCCAAGGGAACTTATCTTTTAGGCGTTAAAGCAGTTATTGCGACCAGTTACGAAAGAATTCACAGATCCAATCTGCTGGGGATGGGCGTTTTACCCTTACAGTTTAAAGACGGTAACTCTCCTGATTCCCTGAAGCTGACCGGAAAAGAATCCTATTCCATTTTGGGACTTAGTGATCAAATTAAACCCGGCCAGGAGTTGACACTAAAAGTGGATGACCAGGAAATTCCTGTTTTACTCAGATTGGATACGCCTGTGGAAATTGAGTACTATAAAAATGGGGGGATTTTGCATACCGTGTTACGAAACTTCATGAATTGA
- a CDS encoding NAD-binding protein — translation MKQFLIVGLGNFGFHLATHLYGKGHDVMAIDKSPVLVQSIKDLVTQAVIADATDGAALKELGVKNVDTAVFCSDRKKGWTH, via the coding sequence ATGAAGCAATTTCTGATTGTCGGCTTGGGGAATTTCGGATTTCACCTGGCTACCCATTTATACGGCAAGGGCCACGATGTTATGGCCATAGATAAAAGTCCTGTATTGGTACAATCCATTAAAGACCTGGTCACCCAGGCGGTGATTGCAGATGCCACGGATGGGGCCGCCCTCAAGGAGCTTGGCGTCAAAAATGTGGACACTGCCGTATTCTGCTCGGATCGGAAAAAGGGCTGGACGCACTGA
- a CDS encoding nitroreductase family protein, protein MNFEQITKNRRSINFFDPDKDLSPEVIKKMVELASNSPSSFNLQPWNLVVLRDRAQKEKLKELAWNQPKIVEAPVTMIVLADREGWKQGHPGLERTWQEMVKTGMPETKRDWFLNATRSLYNWSTDANLAFAAKNAAFFAMSLMYAAVSLGLDSHPMDGFDHEGVKKAFNIPDRYWIPVLLAVGYKKPGLVLDPPKWRKTYEEIVVEL, encoded by the coding sequence ATGAACTTTGAGCAGATTACCAAAAACAGACGGTCCATCAACTTTTTTGACCCTGATAAAGATCTCTCCCCGGAAGTGATCAAAAAAATGGTGGAACTGGCCAGTAATTCGCCTTCCAGCTTTAATCTCCAGCCTTGGAACCTCGTGGTCCTCCGGGACAGGGCGCAGAAGGAAAAGCTCAAAGAACTGGCCTGGAACCAGCCCAAGATTGTTGAAGCCCCGGTGACCATGATTGTGCTGGCAGACAGGGAAGGATGGAAACAGGGCCATCCCGGACTTGAACGGACCTGGCAGGAGATGGTTAAAACCGGTATGCCCGAGACGAAACGCGATTGGTTCCTCAACGCCACACGCTCCTTATACAACTGGAGTACGGATGCCAACCTGGCCTTTGCTGCCAAAAACGCGGCATTCTTTGCCATGAGCCTGATGTATGCAGCTGTAAGTTTAGGCCTTGATTCTCACCCAATGGACGGATTTGACCATGAAGGCGTAAAAAAAGCATTTAATATCCCTGACAGATATTGGATTCCAGTACTGCTTGCCGTGGGATATAAAAAGCCTGGGCTTGTACTTGATCCACCTAAATGGCGTAAGACCTATGAAGAAATTGTCGTTGAATTATAA
- the yciA gene encoding acyl-CoA thioester hydrolase YciA → MEEELQPRGDLLLRTQTMPADTNPNGDIFGGWVMSQMDIAGSILAKEATCGRVVTIAVEGMKFIEPIQVGDIFCCYGYVEKIGNTSITVKLEVWVKPIIHTCGLGRYKVTEARFVYVAIDDNHKKRQIPKK, encoded by the coding sequence ATGGAAGAGGAACTACAGCCACGCGGAGACCTGCTTCTTCGAACCCAGACAATGCCGGCAGATACCAACCCCAATGGCGATATTTTTGGGGGCTGGGTCATGTCCCAAATGGATATTGCCGGGAGTATCCTGGCCAAGGAGGCTACGTGTGGACGTGTGGTAACCATTGCCGTGGAAGGTATGAAGTTTATCGAGCCCATTCAGGTGGGAGATATCTTTTGTTGCTATGGTTACGTGGAAAAAATAGGAAATACCTCAATTACAGTGAAGCTTGAAGTGTGGGTCAAACCCATAATTCACACCTGCGGTCTGGGGCGTTATAAAGTCACGGAAGCACGATTTGTGTATGTTGCCATTGATGATAACCATAAGAAAAGGCAAATTCCAAAAAAATAA
- a CDS encoding PEP-CTERM sorting domain-containing protein produces MKSKVFLVCCFLLFLFISIPEHAMSYSSTEIRLAKGEFSSSTVVEMEILNSAFDWSHTEAASSLEGIYEDGARTIEDLTISDTITYSGEASSSSTALKSKVSGEKVTEYIEATDSISGIANVEVSAYAYFADALTVSGAIDLSYIQFSVSIEGYLSDYNAYVSVKGSGIDLWLSGADLDGETSLDIDLVSDLLEIDNGEVYISLRLETYIDFWLGYYEEEGTAVELTADFFNTVTIGQFSGYNDAGELVDLSSVVGSDGHVYDTLRVESAPVPEPTTFLLFGLGILGVAGMSRKKTA; encoded by the coding sequence ATGAAGAGCAAAGTTTTTTTAGTATGCTGTTTTTTGTTATTTTTATTTATTAGTATACCTGAGCACGCAATGTCATATTCTTCTACAGAGATAAGGTTGGCAAAAGGAGAATTTTCCTCAAGCACAGTAGTAGAAATGGAGATTCTGAATTCAGCCTTTGACTGGTCTCATACAGAGGCCGCTTCAAGTCTTGAAGGTATTTATGAGGATGGTGCAAGAACGATAGAAGATCTGACTATATCGGATACTATAACGTATTCCGGAGAAGCAAGTTCATCTTCCACGGCATTAAAAAGCAAGGTGTCGGGCGAAAAGGTTACTGAATATATTGAAGCTACTGATTCGATATCTGGTATCGCAAATGTAGAGGTGTCGGCGTATGCGTATTTCGCGGACGCCCTAACAGTTTCTGGAGCTATTGATTTGAGCTATATTCAGTTCAGCGTTAGTATTGAAGGTTATTTGAGCGACTACAATGCGTATGTTTCGGTGAAAGGTTCTGGTATTGACCTTTGGTTAAGTGGTGCAGATTTGGATGGCGAGACATCTCTTGATATCGATTTAGTATCAGACCTCTTAGAAATTGATAACGGTGAAGTTTACATTTCACTTAGACTGGAAACATATATAGATTTCTGGTTGGGGTATTACGAAGAAGAAGGAACCGCTGTTGAACTAACCGCCGATTTTTTCAATACTGTCACTATTGGTCAGTTTAGTGGTTATAATGATGCTGGAGAGTTAGTCGATTTATCAAGTGTAGTTGGTAGCGATGGCCATGTTTATGATACTTTACGTGTAGAATCCGCCCCTGTTCCAGAACCAACCACATTCCTCCTCTTCGGTCTTGGCATCCTTGGTGTCGCAGGAATGAGCAGAAAGAAAACAGCATAG
- a CDS encoding DUF2958 domain-containing protein: protein MFNTPTEAQLASIPGLYQTDHISTQDKIIHAHFYIGSSHWFIAEYDHVDTMFGFCVLNGDLEMAEWGYVSFQELKDINVLGLYQVQYDVYWTPKPAGQVDLIRHGGGIYFDTDSAPDRDPWTWYSLNS from the coding sequence ATGTTTAACACACCAACAGAAGCACAACTGGCAAGCATCCCTGGGCTTTATCAAACAGACCACATCAGCACCCAGGACAAAATCATCCATGCCCATTTTTACATCGGGTCGAGCCATTGGTTTATTGCCGAATATGACCATGTGGATACCATGTTCGGGTTCTGCGTTTTGAATGGCGACCTGGAAATGGCTGAATGGGGATATGTCAGCTTCCAGGAGCTGAAGGACATCAATGTTCTCGGGCTGTATCAGGTTCAGTACGATGTTTATTGGACCCCGAAGCCTGCCGGTCAAGTTGATTTGATACGGCATGGTGGTGGCATTTATTTCGACACGGATTCTGCCCCCGACAGGGACCCTTGGACCTGGTATTCCCTCAACTCTTAA
- a CDS encoding ArdC-like ssDNA-binding domain-containing protein — translation MNQNIQAVLQSIVSAFESGDIPDAVAVASFPIPDIPSTQWSFTNRTIQFLSGTADARGFNQWKAVNRHVKKGAKAVYILVPCFRKQVDENTQEEGQVLTTFKAMPVFRVEDTEGEPLDYQSIELPELPFIQRAYDWGIDVKAVPGNYRYYGYFSPARKEIALATPSEKTFFHELSHTADYIIKGELKPGQDPFQEITAELSAQALSRIAGKSIEDTTGNSFRYISHYAQKVKMSPEKACLRVLSDCEKIMNLILHGRADGIENNQKVA, via the coding sequence ATGAACCAGAACATCCAAGCCGTTTTACAGTCAATCGTTTCAGCTTTTGAAAGTGGAGACATCCCCGATGCTGTAGCCGTAGCCAGCTTCCCTATTCCCGATATCCCCAGCACCCAGTGGTCGTTCACAAACCGCACCATACAGTTCCTTTCAGGAACCGCTGATGCCAGAGGCTTTAACCAGTGGAAGGCCGTAAATCGTCATGTGAAGAAAGGAGCCAAGGCCGTTTATATTCTGGTGCCGTGTTTCCGTAAACAGGTTGATGAAAACACCCAGGAAGAGGGACAGGTTTTAACCACATTCAAGGCAATGCCTGTATTTCGGGTTGAGGATACAGAGGGCGAGCCTCTGGATTATCAGAGCATTGAGCTACCCGAGTTGCCCTTTATCCAACGAGCCTATGACTGGGGCATAGATGTTAAGGCCGTCCCTGGGAATTACAGATATTACGGCTATTTTTCTCCCGCCCGCAAAGAAATTGCCCTTGCTACACCTTCGGAAAAAACATTCTTTCATGAACTGTCCCACACGGCGGATTACATCATCAAAGGTGAATTGAAGCCAGGTCAGGACCCGTTCCAGGAGATCACAGCCGAGCTGTCAGCCCAGGCCCTTTCCCGCATTGCCGGAAAAAGCATTGAAGACACCACGGGCAACAGTTTTCGCTACATCAGCCATTACGCACAAAAGGTAAAGATGAGTCCTGAAAAAGCTTGTCTGCGGGTGCTGTCCGACTGCGAAAAAATTATGAACCTTATCCTCCATGGCCGTGCTGACGGCATTGAAAACAATCAAAAGGTGGCCTGA
- a CDS encoding helix-turn-helix domain-containing protein: protein MKNSVSISDASTETGLSQKQLREYEAKGFISEPFKVRCGAIQYRYYSPEHIRQINIFAKYKNQGFTLPIAASKAYAEIDQGKENREDE from the coding sequence ATGAAGAATTCAGTTTCAATTTCAGATGCCAGCACCGAGACAGGGTTGAGCCAAAAACAACTCCGAGAATATGAAGCCAAAGGCTTTATCAGCGAGCCCTTTAAGGTTCGATGCGGTGCCATTCAATACCGCTATTACTCCCCCGAGCACATCAGGCAAATCAATATTTTTGCCAAATACAAAAACCAGGGGTTCACTCTGCCTATTGCCGCGAGCAAGGCATATGCGGAAATAGACCAGGGAAAGGAGAACCGAGAAGATGAATAA
- a CDS encoding HU family DNA-binding protein: MNKLELIQVLKDKTKLNKQEASEVVRLFFDSLTEAMINGDRIEIRGFCSFFIKEYAGYTGRNPKTGKTVQVPAKKLPFFKPGKELKDRVDC; this comes from the coding sequence ATGAACAAACTTGAACTGATCCAGGTGCTTAAAGACAAAACCAAATTGAACAAGCAGGAAGCCAGCGAGGTGGTGAGGCTGTTCTTCGACAGTCTCACCGAAGCTATGATCAACGGGGACCGAATTGAAATTCGGGGATTTTGTTCTTTCTTCATCAAGGAATACGCTGGCTACACCGGCAGAAATCCTAAAACAGGGAAAACGGTCCAGGTGCCTGCCAAAAAATTGCCCTTCTTCAAGCCGGGTAAAGAGTTGAAGGATAGGGTCGATTGTTAA
- a CDS encoding recombinase family protein has product MTIEQDIKGIAIYVRSSKDRHDVSCEAQRAELQEYAISKGYNQIHIFEDKALSSTRDIRPQFDDMVGQATSANPPFKTILCKDTSRFGRDSTEKNVLLWQLRKKHGIEVVFKDMPHTGSFMDEAFEQIMSAMDYIHSQQSKVKGVASMKQNVRNGYRAGGQAPFGYQLENITIGQHRNGDTITKTKLTPDPETAPFAWEYFERRAKNEPRRAILTDFHRRGVPTPAGSSHWAVSTAKSMEDNIDTYLGHTVFNRHNERLKKNGKSDGYKEGKKFRDREEWVITENTHEPLVSEKIAQIIMNNKEKGLRDSPYNTKTYPLTGILKCDVCGSNFTGDSGYYRCNSKSVIGSRCVNNGIAQGKIEQVLIALLTQVVLKVGTLQRVIDKIHQRFSTVDTSRLTAITKQLEDVADQRKKLIALHMKNLIDEGELAAELKILNEKKADLEQNIAAEKAESQVSEISKDDIREVINNLSQEIKYASPEKLRMVFNNLFQEIKISPKTQKPKKPWSRLLLLKGISVSFTGVKVASPRGFEPLSQA; this is encoded by the coding sequence ATGACAATAGAACAAGACATCAAAGGGATAGCCATTTATGTCAGGTCCAGTAAGGATCGGCATGATGTATCCTGTGAGGCACAAAGAGCAGAGCTACAAGAATATGCCATTTCCAAGGGATACAACCAGATACACATTTTTGAAGACAAGGCCCTATCATCAACCAGGGACATCCGACCGCAATTTGATGATATGGTCGGCCAGGCGACTTCTGCCAATCCCCCGTTCAAAACCATCTTGTGTAAGGACACCAGCCGATTTGGGCGGGACAGCACCGAAAAGAATGTTCTCCTGTGGCAGTTGAGGAAAAAGCATGGCATAGAGGTCGTATTCAAAGACATGCCTCACACCGGCAGTTTTATGGATGAAGCCTTCGAACAAATCATGTCAGCCATGGACTACATCCATTCACAGCAGAGCAAGGTTAAGGGCGTCGCCAGCATGAAGCAAAACGTCAGAAACGGATACCGGGCTGGTGGTCAAGCCCCGTTTGGATACCAACTTGAAAACATCACAATCGGCCAACACCGCAACGGGGACACCATTACCAAGACCAAACTAACCCCGGACCCGGAAACGGCTCCATTTGCTTGGGAATACTTTGAGAGACGGGCCAAGAATGAGCCGAGGCGAGCCATCTTGACGGATTTTCATAGGCGAGGAGTGCCTACTCCAGCAGGGTCATCTCACTGGGCGGTATCAACGGCCAAATCTATGGAAGACAATATCGACACCTACCTTGGTCATACCGTTTTCAACCGGCACAACGAAAGATTGAAGAAAAACGGCAAGTCGGATGGATACAAGGAAGGCAAAAAATTCCGCGACCGTGAAGAATGGGTTATCACCGAAAATACTCATGAGCCGTTAGTCAGCGAAAAAATTGCCCAGATAATCATGAACAACAAAGAAAAAGGATTGAGGGACAGCCCATATAACACCAAAACCTACCCCCTCACCGGGATATTGAAATGCGATGTCTGTGGCTCCAATTTCACCGGCGACAGTGGTTATTACCGGTGTAATTCAAAAAGTGTAATCGGTTCCAGATGTGTAAACAACGGCATCGCCCAGGGCAAGATAGAGCAGGTGCTGATAGCCTTGTTGACACAGGTGGTATTAAAAGTGGGTACCCTTCAACGGGTCATTGACAAAATACACCAGCGGTTTTCAACGGTCGATACCTCCAGGCTCACGGCCATAACCAAACAATTAGAGGATGTCGCGGATCAACGGAAGAAACTGATTGCCCTTCACATGAAAAACCTCATTGATGAAGGTGAGCTGGCAGCTGAATTGAAAATATTAAATGAAAAGAAGGCAGACCTTGAGCAGAACATAGCGGCTGAAAAAGCAGAAAGCCAGGTATCCGAAATATCAAAGGATGACATCAGGGAAGTTATCAACAATCTGTCCCAGGAAATAAAATACGCATCACCGGAAAAACTTCGGATGGTGTTTAACAACCTGTTTCAGGAAATCAAAATAAGTCCCAAAACCCAAAAACCGAAAAAGCCCTGGAGTAGGTTGTTGCTACTCAAAGGCATCTCGGTTTCTTTTACTGGGGTAAAAGTGGCGTCCCCAAGGGGATTCGAACCCCTGTCGCAGGCGTGA
- a CDS encoding ammonium transporter has translation MMFKHCILTIVLIMFNVCPALAGEGTIDTGNTAWVIMSTALVMMMTPAGLALFYGGMSRYKNLLNTIAMTLVAYCLASVVWVAWGYSLAFGESDSLLIGNLSHLFLSGIDIHSVSGSIPTIIFVLFQMTFACISIAIVLGSVVDRMKFSSWILFTILWITFVYTPVCNWAWGGGWMHHLHALDFAGGNVVHINAGVSGLVLALVLGKRNGYGKEAMIPSSVAFTALGAGLLWFGWFGFNAGSELAADGVAASAFMVTNTAASIAGLAWLFTEWKISGKPTVLGLASGAVAGLVGITPAAGFVSLGGAFAIGTVAGVLGYIGVAVIKQKLGYDDSLDAFGIHGLCGIWGALATGLFATPTVTEGAVGLFYGNPKQLGIQLISVIGTAAFAAIATLIVIYITKTLTGGIRVDPDEERSGLDNAIHGERGFEIE, from the coding sequence ATGATGTTCAAACACTGTATACTTACCATTGTCTTGATCATGTTCAATGTATGCCCGGCCCTGGCCGGAGAAGGCACCATTGATACCGGAAACACCGCATGGGTAATCATGTCCACGGCCCTTGTCATGATGATGACGCCGGCCGGCTTGGCCCTGTTCTATGGCGGTATGTCACGATATAAAAATCTGCTGAACACCATTGCCATGACGCTTGTGGCCTATTGTCTGGCATCTGTGGTTTGGGTGGCCTGGGGATATTCGCTGGCCTTTGGAGAAAGCGACTCTCTTCTTATCGGCAATCTGAGTCATCTGTTTTTATCCGGCATTGACATTCATTCTGTATCAGGTTCCATTCCCACCATAATTTTTGTTCTGTTCCAGATGACTTTTGCTTGCATTTCCATTGCCATCGTGCTGGGTTCTGTGGTCGACAGAATGAAATTTTCTTCCTGGATACTGTTTACCATCCTGTGGATTACATTTGTTTATACACCTGTATGCAACTGGGCATGGGGCGGGGGGTGGATGCATCACCTACATGCCCTGGATTTTGCCGGAGGTAACGTTGTTCACATCAATGCCGGTGTATCAGGCCTGGTGCTGGCACTGGTCTTAGGCAAACGCAATGGCTATGGAAAAGAAGCCATGATTCCTTCCTCTGTTGCGTTTACTGCACTGGGTGCCGGGCTTCTGTGGTTTGGCTGGTTTGGTTTTAATGCGGGCAGTGAACTCGCGGCCGATGGCGTGGCAGCATCCGCATTTATGGTCACCAACACGGCAGCATCTATTGCAGGACTTGCCTGGTTGTTCACTGAGTGGAAGATATCAGGGAAGCCCACGGTTCTCGGACTTGCCTCCGGTGCGGTTGCGGGTTTAGTGGGTATCACACCGGCAGCAGGATTTGTCTCCCTTGGTGGCGCATTTGCCATTGGCACAGTTGCCGGTGTTTTAGGATATATAGGCGTAGCCGTAATCAAACAGAAACTTGGGTATGACGACTCCCTTGACGCCTTCGGCATCCATGGACTTTGCGGTATCTGGGGGGCCCTGGCCACAGGTCTTTTTGCCACACCGACAGTTACGGAAGGAGCGGTCGGGCTTTTTTACGGTAATCCAAAACAATTGGGGATCCAGCTTATTTCCGTCATCGGCACCGCAGCCTTTGCGGCGATTGCCACTCTGATCGTAATATATATTACCAAAACACTCACCGGCGGAATCAGGGTGGACCCGGATGAAGAGCGGTCCGGTCTTGATAATGCCATCCACGGTGAACGCGGTTTTGAAATTGAATAA
- a CDS encoding DUF72 domain-containing protein: MDRLYAGTSGYAYSEWVAEGVYPTGTHAAGMLSAYAEMFKATELNYTWYQMPKARSLERMAAQVPRGFKFSVKLTRTMTHEVDKTAWIREVLTFRQGIAPLEAASCLLCILVQLPPYFSRTPERRIYLAALLDELSGLPVAVEFRHSSWVHDKVFYEFERRAVTLVTVDGPDLPGFFPRLDIVTNPRLFYLRLHGRNSQGWGSGNMQKQFDYNYSNAELKSVVATISNTLGPAADTGAVFFNNHVRGQAPNNCRQLINMLRSRS; this comes from the coding sequence GTGGACAGACTGTATGCAGGTACCAGCGGCTACGCTTATTCGGAATGGGTCGCCGAAGGGGTTTACCCGACCGGCACCCACGCTGCCGGTATGCTGTCGGCCTATGCAGAAATGTTTAAGGCCACGGAACTTAACTACACCTGGTACCAGATGCCCAAAGCCCGATCCCTGGAGCGGATGGCAGCCCAGGTCCCCCGGGGATTCAAATTCAGCGTTAAGCTTACCCGCACCATGACCCATGAAGTGGACAAAACCGCCTGGATTCGGGAAGTATTGACGTTCCGTCAGGGCATTGCCCCGCTGGAAGCGGCAAGCTGTCTTTTGTGCATACTGGTCCAGCTGCCGCCTTATTTCTCGCGCACTCCGGAACGGAGAATTTACCTGGCAGCCTTGCTGGATGAGCTTTCAGGTCTGCCGGTGGCCGTTGAATTCCGGCACTCCTCCTGGGTCCATGACAAGGTGTTTTATGAGTTTGAACGGCGGGCCGTCACCTTGGTGACCGTGGACGGCCCGGACCTGCCCGGCTTCTTCCCAAGACTGGATATTGTTACCAATCCCCGGCTTTTCTACCTGCGGCTGCACGGCAGGAACAGCCAGGGGTGGGGCTCCGGCAACATGCAGAAACAATTTGACTACAATTACAGTAACGCCGAGCTAAAGTCTGTTGTCGCAACCATATCCAACACCCTTGGCCCTGCCGCAGACACAGGTGCCGTTTTTTTCAACAATCACGTCAGGGGGCAGGCGCCAAATAACTGCCGACAGTTGATCAACATGCTTAGGAGCCGGTCTTAA